The sequence AGTCTGCTGGAGTGACAGTATCAGTACTAGTCATTACGATACAGACAGTACAGAAATGTCAATGTTAGAACAGATACAcccatatatagagagagagagacaagagggaaGGGCTTGAGTGGTGTGTAAGTCACTGTGCCTCTCTATGTTGTCATCATTACTTCAAGCGGGGGTAGAACTCTGCCAGGGTGCTCTGAGGGATTCTCTTCAGCATCTCTTTGGGGAAGATTCTCATCAGCTGCCAGCTGATGTCCAGCGACTCAAACACAGTCCTGTTCTCATAGGCTCCTAGAACAGAGAGTGAATGAgatgttataaacacacacacacagccccacccacCGCCCCTATACACCAGTGTACCCTGGGCGATGAAGTTCTTCTCAAACTGCTGTAGGAACTCCAGGTAGAGCAGATCATCAGGCGTGAGAGCCTCCTCTCCCACCACAGCCTTCATCGCCTGCACGTCCTTACCTATAGCATAACACGCAAACTatatatacaaacacacatacacgatCACAGATTTTACTAGCAGAAGTGCTGAACGTtattgagcagtgtgtgtgtgtgtgtgtgtgtgtgtgtgtgtgtgtgtgtgtgtgtgtgtgtgtgtgtgtgtgtgtgtgtgtgtgtgtgtgtgtgtgtgtgtgtgtgtgtgtgtgtgtgtgtgtgtgtgtgtgtgtgtgtgtgtgtgtgccagctggTTGGAGACATCCGAGTGGTCTATGCGTTTCATCCCTTCTCCGATGGCTGACTTCatcagacgagagagagacggcagAACGTTGAAGGGAGGATAGATCTAGAGAGAGGAAATATTCTGCGCCATCATGAACAGCAGATTACTGCACTTTCTCAGTGAACACAATATCCTGAGCAAAAGTCAAATTGGATTCCTACCAAATTATCGAACATAAGATCACATTTATATCCTACACACCCTAATCTTCTGATTAATATCTAAAAAATAGCCACCAAATGTTATAATAATTTTAAAACAAGTGACCCCCAATCCAACCATTACCAAGCCCTTAACTGCCAAGAGGTGAccatagagaagagtcccctcagccagccaACAAAGCCTAaggacagcactcagaaaatctggcccaaccaaattatcacaaaatagaaatcaaaatatatcacctattggaaagaaaTCACAAAAAATCTAAGTAACCTTCAATAAtatttgtctctaaacagacagtacatggtggcagactgacCACTGTAACTGATAGAAAAATGAGGAAAGCACTATGTACAAACTCAGTGAACACAACCTAGCCATAGAGAATGGTCATCACAGGCAAACCTGGCtgaccagagaggacaggctgtgctcattCTGCCCCCAggaagagatacagacagagctgcattttctGTCAAACTGTGACAGATATTCTGACATAAGAAATACATTCTTCCCACAAATTATAAAAAAATACGAAGAATTAGACAACCTaaatgtaacgtcctgaccagagttcttatgtgttttgcttgtttagtgttggtcaggacgtgagctgggtgggaattctatgttgtgtgtctagttcgtctgtttctgtgtccagccgaatatggttctcaatcagaggcagctgtcaatcgttgtccctgattgagaatcatatataagtggcttgttttgtgttggggattgtgggtggttgtttcctgtctctgtgtttgtgttctgcaccagataggactgtctcggcgttcacgtttgttatttttgttatttgttGATGTTCACCATTTATCgtcttattaaacatgttgaacactaaccgcgctgcagtttggtcctctccttcatcccaggaagaaagccgtgacagaaccacccaccaaactaggaccaagcagcgttgcaacgggcagcagcgacagcagcagcagcagcgggaccaggagaaatggacatgggaggacgagctggacggaaaaggaccctgggcagagccagaggagtatcgccgccccaaagcagagctggaggcagcaaaagcagagaggcggcgtttcgaggagctagctcggcagcaGGAGCCGGATCTGGATTACACCACTTGGGAGGAAATAGACAGGTGGTCGgttgacccagggagagtgccggagcccgcctgggattcgatGGAGCAATGTGCAGAGGGATACCGGCTAATGAGGttagcacgacgacgcggtaagaagcccgtgaagaaaccccaaaaatgtcttggggggggggggggcgcaaggatagtgtggcgaagtcaggtaggagacctgcgcccactttccatgcttaccgtggagagcgggagtacgggcagacacagtgttatgcggaagagcgcacggtgtctcctgtacgtgtgcatagcccggtgcgggttattccacctccccgcactggccgggctagattgggcattgagccaagtgccatgaagccggctcaacatatctggcctccagtacgtctcctcgggccggtgtacatggcaccagccttacgcatggtgtccccggttcgccaacacagcccagtgcgggttattccacctccccgcactggaggggctaccgggagcattcaaccaggtaaggttgggcaggctcggtgctcaagggagccagtacgcctgcac is a genomic window of Salvelinus alpinus chromosome 18, SLU_Salpinus.1, whole genome shotgun sequence containing:
- the LOC139543431 gene encoding V-type proton ATPase subunit B-like, with amino-acid sequence MPAPEMDYRRRQVAGSRGRQKVIHRGSKKATVCEQLIRIQVIEIWRLSCVHGTYVFESVSWKVGWKIYPPFNVLPSLSRLMKSAIGEGMKRIDHSDVSNQLFACYAIGKDVQAMKAVVGEEALTPDDLLYLEFLQQFEKNFIAQGAYENRTVFESLDISWQLMRIFPKEMLKRIPQSTLAEFYPRLK